The Dioscorea cayenensis subsp. rotundata cultivar TDr96_F1 chromosome 19, TDr96_F1_v2_PseudoChromosome.rev07_lg8_w22 25.fasta, whole genome shotgun sequence genome includes a window with the following:
- the LOC120249542 gene encoding LOW QUALITY PROTEIN: T-complex protein 1 subunit epsilon-like (The sequence of the model RefSeq protein was modified relative to this genomic sequence to represent the inferred CDS: inserted 1 base in 1 codon; deleted 3 bases in 2 codons), giving the protein MALAFDEYGRPFIILKEQEQKSRLRGLDAQKANISAGRAVARILRTSLXPKGMDKMLQSPDGDVVITNDGATILEQMDVDNQIAKLMVELSRSQDYEIGDGTTGVVVMAGALLEQAEKLLERGIHPIRVAEGYEVASRIAVDHLERIAHKFDFSEANIEPLVQTCMTTLSSKIVNRCKRALAEIAVKAVLAVADLERKDVNLDLIKVEGKVGGKLEDTELIYGIVVDKDMSHPQMPKRIEDAKIAILTCPFEPPKPKTKHKVDIDTVEKFQTLREQEQKYFDDMVQKCKDVGATLVICQWGFDDEANHLLMHRNLPAVRWVGGVELELIAIATGGRIVPRFQELTPEKLGRAGLVREKSFGTTKDRMLYIEQCANSKAVTIFIRGGNKMMIEETKRSLHDALCVARNLIRNNSIVYGGGSAEISCSIAVEAAADRYPGVEQYAIRVLSDALDSIPLALAENSGLQPIDTLTAVKSQQVKENNPYCGIDCNDVGTTDMQEQNVFETLIGKQQQILLATQVVKMILKIDDVIAPSEY; this is encoded by the exons ATGGCGTTGGCCTTCGATGAGTATGGCAGGCCCTTCATCATCCTCAAGGAGCAGGAGCAGAAGTCCCGCCTCCGTGGCCTCGATGCGCAGAAGGCTAACATCTCCGCCGGACGCGCCGTCGCTCGGATCCTACGCACTTCTC GGCCTAAGGGCATGGACAAGATGCTTCAGAGCCCCGATGGCGATGTTGTCATCA CGAATGATGGAGCGACGATACTGGAACAAATGGACGTGGACAACCAGATCGCGAAGCTGATGGTGGAGTTGTCCCGAAGCCAAGACTATGAGATTGGTGATGGCACCACTGGCGTCGTTGTGATGGCTGGCGCATTGCTGGAGCAGGCTGAGAAGTTGCTGGAGCGTGGGATTCATCCAATTAGGGTTGCTGAAGGGTATGAGGTGGCGTCCAGGATCGCTGTAGATCATTTGGAGCGGATCGCGCACAAGTTTGATTTCAGTGAGGCGAATATTGAGCCTCTAGTGCAGACTTGCATGACTACACTGTCTTCAAAGAT AGTTAACCGTTGCAAGCGCGCTTTGGCTGAGATTGCTGTTAAAGCTGTTCTAGCTGTTGCGGATTTAGAGAGGAAGGATGTGAATTTGGACTTGATAAAGGTAGAAGGGAAGGTGGGAGGAAAATTGGAAGACACAGAACTTATCTATGGAATTGTTGTCGACAAGGATATGAGCCATCCACAAATGCCAAAAAGAATTGAAGATGCTAAAATAGCTATCTTGACTTGCCCATTTGAGCCACCCAAACCAAAGACAAAACATAAGGTTGACATTGATACTGTGGAGAAGTTCCAGACATTACGTGAACAGGAACAAAAGTACTTTGATGACATGGTCCAGAAGTGCAAG GATGTTGGTGCGACCCTAGTTATCTGCCAATGGGGATTTGACGATGAAGCTAATCATTTGCTGATGCATCGGAATCTACCTGCTGTTAGATGGGTTGGTGGTGTGGAACTGGAATTGATTGCAATAGCAACAg GTGGAAGGATTGTTCCAAGGTTCCAAGAACTAACCCCTGAAAAGCTGGGGAGG GCTGGTCTGGTCAGAGAAAAATCTTTTGGAACTACAAAAGATAGAATGCTATACATTGAGCAATGTGCAAACTCAAAGGCTGTTACAATATTCATTCGTGGTG GAAACAAAATGATGATCGAGGAAACCAAGCGTAGCCTCCATGATGCTCTATGTGTGGCAAGAAATTTAATCCGTAACAATTCGATTGTTTATGGTGGTGGATCTGCTGAGATATCTTGTTCAATTGCCGTTGAAGCTGCAGCTGATAGATATCCTGGTGTTGAGCAG TATGCGATTAGGGTC TTGTCTGATGCACTAGATTCAATTCCATTGGCTCTGGCTGAGAATAGTGGCCTTCAG CCTATTGACACATTGACAGCCGTAAAGTCTCAGCAAGTTAAG GAGAACAATCCATACTGTGGCATTGATTGCAATGATGTCGGAACAACTGACATGCAAGAGCAGAATGTGTTTGAGACATTGATTGGAAAGCAGCAGCAAATTCTGCTGGCAACACAGGTTGTCAAAATGATTTTGAAGATTGATGATGTGATTGCCCCATCAGAGTACTGA